ATTTGTTATTTATTACTGGATTAGTTCTAATGGCTTCTGGCCACAGTTTATGATTTTCATGCAACGTCCCTTGGTTTTTCTTTTAGAACCTAAACATAGAATTTAATCACCTGAAAAAACATTGAATTGATTGAACCTCTTCTTtgctttatatttttcaatattttatgcAGCTGAAGCAATTATATTGGGGTTCCAGCATTATCTACTCACTCTTGGCATCACAGTTTTGATTCCAAGCATAATTGTTCCTCAAATGGGCGGTGGAAATGTGAGGATTTAATTGGTTTTATCTTGCTTGattcttccttttttttatttttttgatattttatgcaAGTGATTCAAATCTAGCTAAACCGCCACCCTTTTTTTCGTTTTTAAACACAGACTGAGAAGGCAGCAGTGATCCAGAACTTACTCTTTGTTTCAGGGCTAAGCACACTTTTCCAGTCATTTTTAGGAACTCGACTTCCCATAGTAGTAGTGGGTTCATATGCTTATTTGATTCCTGTAACTTCCATTATCCAAGCAAGCAGATACACTTCTTATTCAGATCCTTATGAGGTTCTTTTCAACTGCATCATTTTAACCatctcttcattttcttcttgAAGTAGATATGTTCCCGTATTGAACACATACAGCGAGTTCGAGTAACCTAACTTAAAAGTGCAGCTAGCTTTTTACCTTCTTACTTTAGGAGccttgaaattcaatttcatataaattggATCATTTTACAGAGGTTCGTTCGAACAATGAGAGGGATTCAAGGTGCACTCATAGGTGCTGCATTTTTCCAGTGTACGATTGGATTTTTGGGATTATGGAGAAATACTGTGAGGTTAGATCTTCAAAGTATTTAAGTTAATTCTTGTATTGTTTAGCAGATATCATCCTCACTACTTTATCTCTTCTACAGGTTTCTTAGCCCTCTGTCTGTTGTTCCATACGTGACTTTTACTGGGCTTGGACTTTATCATCTTGGCTTCCCCATGGTAAGTTCTTCTATATCCTTGTAATGACCAGGTTCTATGACATCTTTACATTTACTTTTGATGTAAACTTGCGCAAGGTTGGCGATCAAATCTCAGTATGTATGACAACACATGGAAAATATCTTAAAACTGTATTGTTAAAGTCCTTCATTGTTTTGTTCTCAGTTGTTGATAATTTCAGTGCTACTGCAGCCATCTCTTGCTATATGATATTAGCTGATTCCTTTCTTTTTCCCCATTTAATTAAGCTCGCAAAGTGTGTAGAAGTTGGCCTTCCAGGGATTATTCTCATGGTTTTTATTTCACAGGTATGTTTATTCTTTAGAAAACAATTTGTCAAACACTAAAGAACTAAAAGCTTCACAAATTCCCTCTTAAGCTTCATAGTTAACCAAATAATCCAAATGTTTATACTGTTTTGCTGTTGATAAGTCATTTCACTGAATTTCTCATGATTTTGCAGTTTCTTCCTCGTTATTTAGAATCAAAGCGCTCCCTCTGTGGCAGATTTTCAATCCTTTTGTCAGTCTCAATTACGTGGTTATTTGCTCAACTTTTAACCTCAACTACCGTATACAAGCACAAACCTGAGAACACCCAGATTAGCTGTCGAACCGATCGTGCTGGACTCATTAGCACAGCTCCTTGGTATGTAATTCCGACTCATATTGAGTGTCGGATACGGTTACGTGTCTTTCAAAAGTAtgcccaatttttttaaaaaacttttccATATATTTGGAGAATTATATCTCCATACCCATTTTCTAATATCCGAATATGTTGAATATGGATACTTGAACCTGTCAAAGATTAAATATACTTgtatatgttaatttttattttctgacTCGGTCTTACTCCCAAATTATGTCCTTAACTGCAGGATATATTTTCCTTATCCTTTTCAATGGGGAAGCCCCACCTTTAATGCTGGAGATGCCATTGTTATGATGGCTCCTGCTTTTGTTTCTCTATTTGAGGTTTGAGCAACCATTCAAAGCCTCACTTACAATTTGCCATTTTAAGTTCTTTAATATATTTAGAGGGTCATAACTTAATTTTACTGAAGTATGTATTGAACATGAAATGCAGAGTCTGAATAACATAAGTTGTAGATTTGATCTCAAGAGTGAAAATATTTAGATTTCACTGATCATCATGTTCTTATTTGCACAGTCAACTGGTACATTCTTTGCAGCTGCAAGATATGGTAGTGCTACACCTGTCCCACCTTCTGTTATTAGTCGTGGTGCTGGTTGGCTGGTACGGTTTGTTTCTAAAATGTGGTAATGATTGGTGTTCTGGGACATCTCCTCTACCTCCTCTTACGCACCGTGTGTTATCCGTTGCCTCGAATGCTCTTCCATTAGATGTATTGTCCTCTTTGAGTACTTGTCGGTTCCTCAAGACTTTGTCATCAAAGTGCTTGTGTTTTGAAAAGGTCTTCCATTGAGGTACCGGTGCATAAGCGATGCGGGGGAGACGCCCTGAAAGCCAGGTTATTAAGTAATCAAACTAGACTTTTCCTGTTTGTACATTCAATGCAATTTTTCCTCTTATTTTTTTCAGGGAATTGGGGTATTGCTCAATGGTTGTCTTGGCTCTGTTACAGGCACTACTGCATCAGTGTAATAAAACTTGAAACTTATCATTAAACATAATTGAAATTTGGTTCTGTTAGGCTGACCTCTATACTTTGCTCTTCAATAGTGAAAATGTAGGCCTGTTGGCATTGACAAGAGTTGGAAGCCGCAGAGTAATTCAAATATCAGCTGGATTTATGATTTTCTTTTCTATATTTGGTAAGCCCACAAAGCTCCACACTAACACTGTTTGGTAGGAGAGAAAATGGAAGGAAGGGACGtaaatggatggaaaaattacCATCTTTTCCATCCTTTTCATTTACTGCATTTTTCTCCCTACCAAAACTCGATGTTATTTTCCATTTCACTCCATGTCAAAAACAGGAGCTTTAAGTACGTTTTCATTTCATATTTCTTCCATAGATGCAGCACtataatttctttcttttaatgATTACTCATCTGTGGCTATCTTATGAACTTTTCCAGCAAAATTTGGAGCCTTTTTCGCTTCTGTACCATTACCAATTGTGGCAGCAATATATTGTGTTCTCTTCAGCTTTGTCTCTTCTGCTGGTCTTAGCTTTCTCCAATTCTGTAACTTGAATAGTTTCAAAACAAAATTCATATTAGGCTTCTCTTTCTTCATGGGTTTATCAGTTCCACAGTACTTCAGAGAATATTTTCATGATGGTTGGAGATCAGCCCACCCTACTGGTTTGGTAAGATTCCTTGAAATATCCATGTCTGATATTTTCCGACTTATGCCAATTGCCAACCTAGGTATATATAGAGATATGATGCTCCAACTTGAACAATTTTCTAATAAATTAATTACTCCCTGTTTATTAGCAACTGaacaattttctttctttctttttttcctaatGAAATGCAGCTCAGTGACATAGTGGTTGTGATCTTCATGTCTCATACAACAGTTGCTGCTTTGGTTGCTTTATTCTTTGATTTAACACTCTGTCGAGAAAATGATGAAAGCAGAAAGGACATTGGATTGGACTGGTGGGAAAAGTTTAGCTTTTACAAATCAGATGTTAGGAATGATGAATTCTATGCACTACCCTTCAGGCTTAACAAGCTTTTCCCATCAATTTAaccttttgaaaaataaatatttactgtGACAAATTATTTGCTTTCCAAGTTAGATTTATCTTCCTAATTTTCCTTTTCATCCTGCACCTTTATTCAAGAAGCTGTTTTTGAGTCACCTTGGCTAATCTAGCAGCTGCTTTTACATCATGTTACActctctcttctttttcctttatctatctgtgttttcttttttctttttgtataaaAGAAGTTGAGGTCTGGAGGCAACTGGCTTTCGATCATAATATGGTGACATAGTTTTGTTTTGTAATTGACCTCCACTTGTCTTAAGGATAACATGGCTAGACTTATAATAGGGTTTGTGGGGATATTATGTTAGAATTTTAACAGTTCACTGAGGGTAGatgatggttttttttttaattgtaaatttggaaaaagaattatcattttttagattttttaactttattttttttaattttgaagaggcatttttcataatttttagaattataatttttatttatagttttctgaatttttttataattgttaatATATGTTTGATATAACATAAAACGAAATAATATTGCATTAGCAAGGATAAGATTGAGAGCTAATGTTgtaagaataaaagtaaaaagagtagggtttatattgaataaatatgtaaatgttaagggttaaaatttttattattcttatattttttttaatagcaCAATTTTAATAGATggactattttgttattttatctaatatataaggacaagtttattcatttttcaataaaaagaccaaattgcaaTGTTAAATATAATATAAGGGCTGCTATGATATTTGTATCGATATATTCATAAGTCTAGCCATGTGTTAATAAGCtaaatatataatctttattaaCTTTAAACTTCTGATCAAGTTGTTGTCGCAAATTAATTGAATGCTAACtcaattgaaaaaataattaaaacatatttcttcaactaaaataaattattattattattattattattattattattattataagagtattttcatttcttatattttaagtaaaatcaataaaaaaatttgtgtaCGCTAAGATTTGAAGTTTGAGTCCATGAATCAACATTTATAAAACCTCATCACTACTGctttaaccaatttttttaataaattttaatattttatacaaaATTCACCCACATCATTTGAATATaaataatgttgttgattgagatAGAATCACAAGTCAACTTGACATAAACTTTAGGATGATAAGGACTTTTTTTACAAGTTATCACTCTACTTATGTCGTTGCCCTTTCtcttttatctttaatatttttttggccATTTATTTTCCCTTTACTTTGCAAGTATAGCAATTCCTCCTTCTCCATGTTTACAAGTAAGGTAAGTAACAGCTCAAAACCGACttagacgttatggtcaaatctggAGAAGTTAAATCAACTCGTttgaaaaactaatttaaaaaatctaGCTTATAAATCATGTGATCTGAAATCTTAAATTTAGCGAAGCTCATATGAGTTTCAAGAAATTCTCAAGTTTGAAAACACATATTTCATAGCATGATCTCTTAAACATTTACttataaaaaatagtagaaaCTTTCAGAAATTCAACTCCAACTTTAGTAATCAcgtgatttgaaaattttaattttggcaaAACTTTTCAATTGTTATTTAGAAAAACTCATGCACAGAACTTACTCATGTTACAGAAAAACATTTAGTTTGATACTTAATTTTGCAGTGgatatttttagagtttttaagttttgaaaactgaATTCCAATTTGTCAAATTCATATGATTTTGCAGTTTTACGTTTAAGAACACCCAAAAATTGATGAATATatgaaaacctaaaaaaaaaaaccaaacacgAAAACTTAgttcaaaaatcaaaattaaaataattcaaaccatcttatgtgaaaaataaatcCGAGCTCTCACACGCTATTCGATCTTAAGTCTGAAGATCACCTAAAACGTATTAAACAAATGAGTGAGCTAGAAGCCCAATGTGTGACTCAGTCCACAAACATAATCTTTACTTATAACATGCACTTATACAAATATCATATCAGAATGTCACATTAccaaaaacatatatcatatcagAATATCATATTTCTAGATACATAAATCAGATCAGGATGTCATATCAAATTAaaacaaatcctacccccatccgctacacaccaacttcgtccgaccaatcacaccaaataggactacaagagtccatccatccaatcacaccggGTCGTGGTAGTATGCCACTCATAATGgtacagctgagctgccagacaGATATTGCGGCTTAACCACTGAAATTGCAGAAATTACAGTAATATTGTTAGAAAACACTTCCTCTATCATATCAAACCCACCCCAATATACATGCATAATCATAATAACATACGTACATATCACATGATTGGTATGGCATGCATacctaaacatatttttacagATCATAACATATCATATTGCTTATACTAACAGTTCTTCCACATACAGGTGCCATGCATATTCTTACACGTAATTATGCTTTCAAAGTTATCAAAACACAAATCgtacataatttttttcacatACTTTAACCATATCACATACTGTCACATATCGACAGATGTCACATTTCGAGTCTAAATTAAGCTAAACGAACCTCACAgaaggtttaattatgaatttctaAGTCAAACGTGCCTAAgtgaaaatttctaaaaaataggCCCATACAACCTATCTCATCTCTGCCCATATGatcacacacacctgtgtgtcctACACGGCATACCCAATTTACCTGTGTAATCGCACACGCCTGTGTActccacacgacctggcacacgatCGACCACACGTATGTGTGACGCACACGATccaacacacgaccatgtgatgcAGAACAATTTCAAAAACCTTTATTTTCCCAGATTTTTTGAGTTCTAAACGACATTTCAGGTTAGAATCACACACTTGTTGTTAATTCTGACAAACCACAGAATACTGCACTCTGAATCTTACACACGACATCAAATCAAATCGATTACCAACACTAAATAACCTAAAATTTACCCTTTTTCTAAAGGAAAAATAGTCCTTAAATAAACATATGAACACTTAACACGAAACTAACAACAACCAACGTCATTCAAAGTACTTAATTTGCCTAAGGTTTATCTAACGCCACACGTTCCTCTCCTATTAGAATGCAAAAACTGTCAAACACGAAATTCGTAACACACTAAAATGCAAATTGAGTACCAAAAACCTTTATCACCAAAGACAAAACAAAAATGCTTACATTGAATTATTTACGTTCAAAAATAATATCACCACAACACGCTCGTAAGAAAGATGAACAAGAATCAACGGCAAGATGACAAGCTAAgaacaaagcaaaataataaataaaaaaaagaagaagaaaagaagcaaggaagaaggaaaaagaaaaaaatgtgagaAGAGTGGAATAGTGGACAATTTGGGAAGGAGAGAAAATAGGAAAATTTGCAATATGTTGTGTTTTTTAAAAATCTCCTATATCCCTACTAAATCTGATTAGTTATCATTATCAAAATTTTTCCCTAGAGtttcaaacaaaaataattctGCTTTGCTTACATAGAATTCGAACACAGGATCTCTTGGGCAAATTGAAACCTTACCACTAAACCACCAGACTCATTGTTGCCAAAACTTACGCGAGAATTAAACTTAAGCCAAATATGCAGAGATAGAGATAGggacaaaaattacaaaaactcCAAATATAGatatttgaacacaagaccttaaACACACATCATGAGCACTTATCTACTGAaatagattgtaacaccccaaaccctgcTTAGATGTTATGGACAAATCTAGAGAAGTTATTGCAATTCATTTGAAAACCTAGAAACTGTTTAACTTGTAAATATGACGCTAGCTCTTGCTAAGTAAAAGTCCAGTTTGTTAgggaaaatatttttcttaactaatttgatgaaaatgttgattgtttatacttttaaaacatttaagtTTGCAGCGGAATTCTTAATCTACTTCAATTTTCGAAAATGCTATTTGTTGTTGAAAATCCAACGTTTTTGCAAATAAAACGAATACTATCAGAAAAATGTTGTAAcaattaaagaagaagaaaaaacaaaataaaatacaaacttAAAAGATAATCCAAAAATAGTTTATGAGTAACCGGATTAAATACGAATGGAATAAAGATACGCAACCGCAATAAATAACCGAACTCCCGTCGCACGGACCCAcctaagtctgaggattaccCGAGAATCAAACAAACAAAGAATAAGCTTAcaagctcagtgtgtaacatgtaataataaaataaataggtaCAATTTCAAACATGCTTATGACAAAAtggttcgtcccagagaattccatgagggtaACCTGGTATTGAAAAAAATCCTacccatacaaaaagacttcagaggaaaatggatgcagaattgggaaggaccttatgtggtaaagaaagtCTTTTCTGGAGAAGCGCTgattttgaccgagatggatggAAAAATCTTGcctaatcctgtgaattcggattcaatcaagaaatacttcacctaaaaaaagGGAGGGAGAGGCCAAGGAGAAAACTCGTAAAGGGCGCCTTGAAACcaaagggttttgagttgaaaactcgaaaaaggGCAAATCAAATTCGGATAAAAGATTAAACATGTAGTAGTCGTGTCTTCTCAGAAGGAAAAACATTACATCTTGGGACATCTACAAAGTactctagatctcctaaacaAATATCAGGCTCAAActggtcctcaagaagtttgtgcagagaagctcatgctgcgatatttggggcacctaatttcatcttacttattttgtattttagcaacgttttctattttgtttaatttattcacTTCGAGCATTGCTCCCAATAAATTTCAATCTTGTCCATTGTTacaacctttttcaagcatttttacatTGAAATAACAATTAGTGGACTAACAATATTCAAGTAAAAAGATTTTTGCATATCGCTCTAAAATGTTTCTAAATAGTAAAAAGATCTGAAACAGGACCActagttagaactaaccaaatCTAAGGGTTGAAAATATCTAAAAACgaatagtctaaattgtgatCACTTCTTCGGGTTTCCTATAAAAAATATTAGatctgaacaagaaggcatggtaacacaccagtgatagaaccttgatgaacaacaaGCAATGTCAACCTAAGCACTAAAAAGaggatcattctcgaaaatgACATTatgcattcatacaaatatatacatttagttaggagcatttgattcattctaatcataacatcctaatcacttgGCATAAATATAGACCTATGAAATAGActctacaggtcatgttctccAGAGAACAGTGTAATAGACCAACCACAAATCTTATACCCCTGAAGTCTTAGTGGGACAGATTGAATCTaccatagcgaatcttatttccatgaacttgcaatggagcagattgaaattacaaatcctatacccctgaagttataGTGGGTCGGATTGAAGTTATCATAGCAAAtcatatctccctgaagttgtagtggagcagactgaagctacaaatcttatctccctgaagttgcgaTAAAGCAGATTGaaacaaatcttatcttcctgaagttgcagtgaagcaaatTGAAACGAAAAAtcttatacctctgaagttgtagtaggtcggattaaatctaccatagcGAGTCTCATTTCCTTAAATTTGTAGTGGAGtaaattgaagctacaaatcttatcgcCCTGAAATTGTAGTAGCGCAGATTGAAGCTAAaaatcttatccccctgaagttgtagtggagcagattaaagctatgaatctcatctccctgaagttgcggtGGAGTAGATTGAAACTACCTTTGAAGTTGTAGTTGGTTAGAATGAGGTTACCTGAAAAAGAGAAACACTAAAGAAGTCAAGATTCGAAAAGACCAGACAAAATTGGCCCTtcttaaagtctttgctctattctcgttacacgacaacgagcaaataGGGGCagctgtaacagcctaattttgctCGGCCacataaacccaaaaaaataaaataaataaaagtccatTATACAAGCCCAACTAAGGCCCAAATACATTATCCAGACTAATAAAACCCTAATACCTAATAGCCTAAAGCTTGATAAGCCCATAACCTAAACTATcttcaaaaaccctaaaaccttaaGTCCTTCTTGATGTCGTTTCTCACGCCGCATTAGCGTGCTCGCTGCCCGAGGCCTAACGTGCTCCTGCAGTCGTTATACCAAAATGGCAAAGGTACGGGTCCTATCGTCATCGTTGACTACCATGGATgcttgaaaaaaacaaaaaacgaaATTACAGAAACAATAGCAGAAATAGCAGCAGAAATAGCAAAAAAAGGggggaaaataaaatgaatatactGTAAGAcgttcggctataaaagccattacCACCATGTATTAAAAAAAGAGGAAGCaatcaaaaaacataaaataaaaatttcaaaggcGATTcctattgttttatttattttttgaatctgttattttttatataaaaacataaaacaaaaaaaggggAAAAGGGGTTGAAAAACTTACCCGACGCTTCATGTTCCGCCACCGTGAGTGGCCGAGGTCGTCACCTCCAATGAAAAATGACACCTTTTTTTATAAATAGGTTATCCAAAACCCCAAAAAATTAAAGGTTTCTTCGGACCCTAAGGCCGGTCTAAGGGCTGGTCGAGAGAAAAAGAAGGGATTaaacctttatttttaaaaactgaagaaatgaaattttttaacacttttttacttatatagtataacacccctaacctgtatccgctGCCGGAGAAGGGTTACGACATATTACCGATCAATAAacatcatttaacatacataactcatacatttatgcattcatactcaaatactatttaatcacaaacacattgtcccttataagggcctacgagaccttaaacatgctttagaagtgattcGAGACTTaatcgataacatatgaaaattttggaaacttggaaaaatttcaaccatacaggggtcacacgcccgtgtgaacaggccgtgtgcctcacacggctccagacacacccgtgtctcaggccgtgtggagaCAGGGCGTACATACTACTTGTATCACACGGCcgatgacacacccgtgtgccaggctgtgtgaaaactggagggtatactgacttgcccacatggccgaccacacgtccgtgtgtctaggccatgtaactcactgacttgatttctaagcatcatcaggggacacacggccgtataccatgaccgtgtgttacacacggctgagacacatgcctgtgtctctgcctatgtggacaaaaataggccatttacaagtccaatttgccaccccaacttcAATGTACCTACACAAGGaaaaatgtacaattttcatACAAAAGGCAGCCAAAATCAATCCCAAGTCATGCACAATTCATGCTATACAAATACAGCCATTTCACTTACTCAAATGTATACCAAAACAAACCATCTCACAAGGCATTATAAACATCTTAAAAAAGTTATAAACAACCATTTCTAATAGCCAAACACatatcaatattaacatcatttacaagccaaatctcatggctataatcacaaccaaaataccacatctagcctatacatgccatataccataaatgtataatccaaaagtaccaacttagatgtttgatagtgcgatgatgttcccgaTGACTCAGggatccgagctagccttgattcactataaaacatagaaaaataacatgaagtaagcttcatagcttagtaagctcgtatttGAAAAACTTGATTCATCGAATAAATGCAAATCAACCAATTACACATGACAAAACCAtatacacattaactacaaacctttctcatgtctcaaaatatgatcaaatacaAACTCATCGAACTTCTactattt
The sequence above is drawn from the Gossypium hirsutum isolate 1008001.06 chromosome A05, Gossypium_hirsutum_v2.1, whole genome shotgun sequence genome and encodes:
- the LOC107902955 gene encoding putative nucleobase-ascorbate transporter 10, with product MVGDGNDGGGAATNSKKFEVPQPHSVKEQLPGIQYCINSSPPWPEAIILGFQHYLLTLGITVLIPSIIVPQMGGGNTEKAAVIQNLLFVSGLSTLFQSFLGTRLPIVVVGSYAYLIPVTSIIQASRYTSYSDPYERFVRTMRGIQGALIGAAFFQCTIGFLGLWRNTVRFLSPLSVVPYVTFTGLGLYHLGFPMLAKCVEVGLPGIILMVFISQFLPRYLESKRSLCGRFSILLSVSITWLFAQLLTSTTVYKHKPENTQISCRTDRAGLISTAPWIYFPYPFQWGSPTFNAGDAIVMMAPAFVSLFESTGTFFAAARYGSATPVPPSVISRGAGWLGIGVLLNGCLGSVTGTTASVENVGLLALTRVGSRRVIQISAGFMIFFSIFAKFGAFFASVPLPIVAAIYCVLFSFVSSAGLSFLQFCNLNSFKTKFILGFSFFMGLSVPQYFREYFHDGWRSAHPTGLLSDIVVVIFMSHTTVAALVALFFDLTLCRENDESRKDIGLDWWEKFSFYKSDVRNDEFYALPFRLNKLFPSI